A region from the Kozakia baliensis genome encodes:
- a CDS encoding DEAD/DEAH box helicase codes for MISAELYRQGRPRVIVQRGDGVNSGAWARLQEALSRGIESGSPNRTVVHADVFMAELEVLREIRSVFGERVEPGPTLTEHLRSMASDRKSREQVVESGPAQDVELDALEQELAKAGFTRKLRRFQLRNLHRLVSLPHGADFSVPGAGKTSVSLAAHAILRARGIVRRLAVIGPIAAFGAWKEELVECFDVPPILVIHTGPGTIIPQNSEVLLSNYNRTANDYDTVRSFVAAEPTQVVLDEAHRVKRGAGGVHGRAVLDLAYAARRRDVLTGTPAPQGAFDLVALVSFLYPGQDRQVLPNATYFERLGRDESVLAETNSAVRRYFVRTAKAELNLPKTRFEVVREQMPPIQAAIYDALLGQYRSSFALGDKARHEMQRLGRIVMYMLEAATNPMLLTAGSDDGDDPAFVHPPLELRGNEPLADLLARYGSYEQPWKYQRVATIVEDAAARGEKVLVWSSFVRNLKSLSRRLGQFQPAIVHGGIPSDEMAPKDVITREREFERFRHDPNCTVLLANPAACGEGVSLHHWCHHAVYIDRTFNAGHFLQSQDRIHRLGLKDDVLTRFTLLISAGTIDDSVDGRLVDKVTALARLMDDPGLVQIALPSADEGVGGTPAFNDDLQAVIAHLAAGNARPS; via the coding sequence ATGATTTCGGCCGAGCTCTATCGCCAAGGGCGCCCGCGCGTCATCGTTCAGCGCGGCGACGGGGTGAACTCCGGGGCATGGGCGCGTCTGCAGGAGGCGTTGTCACGTGGAATAGAATCAGGGTCGCCAAACCGGACGGTAGTGCACGCCGACGTCTTTATGGCCGAGCTGGAGGTGCTTCGGGAGATTCGCTCTGTGTTTGGAGAGCGGGTCGAGCCGGGGCCGACGCTGACGGAGCATCTGCGCTCCATGGCCTCCGATCGTAAATCGCGTGAGCAGGTGGTCGAGAGTGGCCCAGCGCAGGACGTCGAACTGGATGCTCTTGAGCAGGAACTCGCGAAAGCGGGCTTCACGCGGAAGCTGCGCCGCTTCCAATTACGTAATCTCCACCGGCTGGTGAGCCTTCCTCATGGAGCCGATTTCTCCGTTCCTGGTGCCGGAAAGACCTCCGTCTCGTTGGCTGCTCATGCCATCTTGCGGGCGAGAGGGATCGTTAGGCGGCTGGCGGTGATAGGTCCTATCGCCGCGTTCGGTGCCTGGAAGGAGGAACTGGTCGAGTGCTTCGACGTGCCGCCAATCCTGGTGATTCACACTGGGCCGGGGACCATCATTCCACAGAATAGCGAGGTATTGCTCTCCAACTACAATCGGACCGCGAACGATTACGACACCGTCCGGTCGTTCGTGGCGGCCGAGCCTACACAGGTCGTTCTTGACGAAGCCCATCGGGTAAAGCGGGGCGCAGGCGGCGTGCATGGGAGGGCCGTTCTCGACCTCGCCTATGCCGCCCGCCGACGAGACGTGCTCACTGGCACGCCGGCCCCGCAGGGTGCCTTTGATCTGGTCGCTCTGGTCAGCTTTCTCTACCCTGGGCAGGACCGACAGGTATTGCCAAACGCGACTTACTTCGAACGTCTCGGGCGAGACGAGAGCGTGCTCGCTGAGACGAACAGTGCCGTCCGCCGCTACTTCGTGCGGACGGCGAAAGCCGAGCTGAATCTTCCAAAGACTAGGTTCGAGGTCGTGCGTGAGCAAATGCCGCCAATCCAGGCGGCCATCTATGACGCGCTTCTCGGTCAATACCGGTCGTCATTCGCCCTTGGCGACAAAGCTCGACATGAGATGCAGCGGCTCGGCCGGATCGTCATGTACATGCTGGAGGCGGCGACCAACCCGATGCTGCTGACGGCTGGGTCCGACGATGGGGACGATCCAGCGTTCGTCCACCCGCCACTGGAACTGCGCGGCAACGAGCCATTGGCTGATCTGCTGGCACGGTATGGAAGTTACGAGCAGCCGTGGAAGTACCAGCGCGTCGCGACAATCGTTGAGGATGCTGCTGCCCGGGGAGAAAAGGTTCTCGTCTGGTCCAGTTTTGTCCGCAATCTGAAGTCGCTGTCCCGGCGGTTGGGACAATTTCAGCCAGCAATAGTGCACGGTGGTATTCCATCCGACGAGATGGCACCCAAAGACGTCATTACCCGCGAGCGCGAATTCGAACGCTTTCGGCATGACCCGAACTGCACGGTCTTGCTCGCCAATCCCGCAGCTTGCGGCGAAGGCGTCAGTCTGCACCACTGGTGTCACCACGCCGTGTACATCGACCGGACGTTCAACGCCGGACATTTCCTGCAGAGCCAAGATCGGATCCATCGCCTTGGCCTCAAGGACGACGTGCTGACGCGGTTCACGCTGCTCATCAGCGCGGGAACGATCGATGACTCAGTGGATGGACGCCTCGTCGACAAGGTCACAGCCCTCGCCCGACTGATGGATGATCCGGGTCTGGTCCAGATCGCCCTTCCATCAGCCGATGAAGGCGTGGGCGGCACGCCTGCTTTCAACGATGATCTGCAGGCGGTGATCGCCCACTTGGCTGCCGGCAATGCGCGACCTTCCTAG
- a CDS encoding helix-turn-helix domain-containing protein, producing MALAIASPAHQTFVFGKAGAEGKPVAEVACLLEVHQTTLYRALDAA from the coding sequence ATGGCGCTGGCGATAGCCTCTCCTGCCCACCAGACGTTCGTTTTCGGGAAAGCTGGTGCCGAAGGTAAGCCCGTCGCCGAGGTTGCCTGCCTGTTGGAAGTCCATCAGACCACGCTCTACCGGGCTTTGGACGCTGCCTAG
- a CDS encoding protein NO VEIN domain-containing protein, with amino-acid sequence MAGILLDSGLAKLEGRIVAGRELAKLDRVADPTTFKGIARLLLAYRPPSWLRSVVIDGKLAQEFIPQDDLEAIAWLGDDLERIIVAVHNQLYGTADEHFRKALGDAGELAIMSAYRGQGNHPRHVSLVSDRFGYDIELGSPAQLHGVEVKSAVPATAGRIILSRNEYEVAQRMGGAMEDDPGHLFLQSRCDKERH; translated from the coding sequence ATGGCGGGCATCCTGCTCGACTCCGGTCTCGCCAAGCTGGAGGGTCGCATAGTGGCGGGCCGCGAACTGGCCAAGCTAGATCGCGTGGCCGACCCGACGACCTTCAAGGGTATTGCGCGGCTTCTGCTTGCTTACCGACCGCCAAGTTGGCTCCGATCAGTCGTCATCGACGGGAAGCTGGCGCAGGAGTTCATCCCGCAGGACGACCTGGAGGCGATCGCCTGGCTCGGAGACGATCTAGAGCGGATCATCGTCGCCGTTCACAACCAGCTTTACGGGACAGCCGACGAGCATTTCCGCAAGGCTCTTGGCGATGCCGGGGAGTTGGCGATCATGTCTGCTTACCGCGGTCAAGGGAATCATCCGCGTCACGTGTCGCTCGTCTCCGATCGATTTGGCTACGATATAGAGCTTGGAAGTCCGGCGCAGCTGCATGGAGTTGAGGTGAAGTCAGCAGTTCCTGCCACCGCAGGGCGGATCATACTGTCTCGTAACGAGTACGAAGTTGCACAGAGGATGGGGGGGGCGATGGAAGATGACCCAGGTCATCTTTTCCTCCAAAGTCGTTGCGACAAGGAGCGCCACTAA
- a CDS encoding ParA family protein: protein MASVVAFVSQKGGVGKSTLARALAREAAAGGLRVKVADLDTQQGTSVDWHRLRLGAGIEPVVSVEAFATAAQALAVADAYDILIIDGPARTSQGTLEIAKAASLVVQPTGASLDDLRPAVREFHALAKAGLPVDRLTFALNRIGTDAEEAEARAYLQEAGYSVLTGCLVERPAYRRAQNSGHAVTETRYSALNARADALIQSLIDRVTDHG, encoded by the coding sequence ATGGCCTCGGTGGTAGCGTTCGTGTCGCAGAAGGGCGGTGTCGGAAAGAGCACGTTGGCCCGTGCCCTAGCCCGTGAAGCTGCGGCTGGCGGGCTACGAGTGAAGGTGGCCGATCTCGACACCCAGCAGGGAACCTCTGTTGACTGGCACCGACTCCGGTTGGGCGCAGGTATTGAGCCTGTTGTCTCCGTGGAGGCGTTCGCTACGGCGGCCCAAGCGCTGGCCGTGGCGGATGCCTATGACATCCTCATCATCGACGGGCCAGCTCGAACCAGCCAGGGAACGCTTGAGATTGCGAAGGCCGCCAGCCTTGTAGTGCAGCCCACAGGAGCCTCGTTGGATGACCTACGGCCAGCCGTGCGCGAGTTTCACGCCCTAGCCAAAGCGGGTCTGCCAGTCGATCGCCTGACTTTTGCGCTCAACCGCATTGGCACAGATGCCGAGGAAGCGGAGGCGCGGGCCTATCTCCAAGAGGCGGGCTACAGCGTCCTTACCGGGTGTCTGGTGGAACGCCCGGCCTATCGCCGGGCGCAGAACAGCGGTCATGCCGTGACTGAAACCCGTTACAGCGCGCTCAATGCGCGCGCCGACGCCCTTATCCAATCCCTTATCGACCGAGTGACCGATCATGGCTGA
- a CDS encoding recombinase family protein: MLIGYARVSTPDQDLALQLDALNAAGCEHIATDKASGVSTNRPGLTEALGMARQGDTLVIWKLDRLGRTMKRLVDLATDLSARGIELRSLTDGIDTGTHTGRLLFHILGSIAEMERELIRERTMAGLAARRKTGGGGGRKSVLTPRKRDMAVKLLAAGDRPQYVAEAIGVSVSTFYRHFPAGGRIAPGDNK, from the coding sequence ATGCTCATTGGCTATGCACGGGTATCTACCCCGGATCAGGATTTGGCGTTGCAGCTCGACGCCCTCAACGCGGCCGGGTGCGAGCATATCGCGACCGACAAGGCAAGCGGGGTTAGTACCAATCGGCCTGGGCTGACGGAGGCGCTGGGGATGGCGCGACAGGGCGATACGCTGGTGATCTGGAAGCTCGACAGGCTCGGCCGCACCATGAAGAGGCTGGTCGATCTGGCGACGGACCTGTCGGCACGCGGGATTGAGCTGCGTTCGCTGACAGACGGGATCGACACCGGCACGCATACCGGACGATTGCTCTTTCACATCCTCGGCTCGATCGCAGAGATGGAACGCGAGTTGATCCGGGAGCGGACCATGGCGGGGCTGGCAGCTCGCCGGAAGACCGGCGGGGGCGGCGGACGCAAGTCCGTCCTTACGCCACGCAAGCGGGACATGGCGGTCAAACTACTCGCTGCCGGCGATCGGCCACAGTACGTGGCGGAAGCGATCGGCGTGTCCGTCTCGACCTTCTACCGCCACTTCCCTGCTGGCGGTAGGATCGCGCCGGGCGACAACAAATAG
- a CDS encoding replication initiator protein A, whose amino-acid sequence MNHERAARRPRTYLNIDFDKKEHAKLHGAQWDVQSKSWYVFGDVPVELVNYVAPDPLQASLARRGAKLAADAAERTKSSLRRPPLGDEQTDFFVPTLYDVATKDSRSIMDVAVFRLSKKDKRAGETIRYDLADGCVEVKAGPDGMASVWDYDIVLMAISHLTEAMNRYRDGQGEKPGLTFRPHVSEILKFCRRSDGGRQYEEIEGALDRLKNTTIKIVRTTRKGRGNRPMREAQAEGLIGNYKTVSYADTGRVAMVEVEIPGWIYREVVEAENPEVLTVHPAFFLIEPGIGRFLYRVARRAAGKGEARWAFRTIYERSGSAGTFKEFCRLLRGIIAVNDLPEYDLSEVPGKEGPTLVMAYRDAVPSIEST is encoded by the coding sequence ATGAACCACGAGCGCGCCGCACGACGTCCACGCACCTATCTGAACATCGACTTCGACAAGAAGGAGCATGCTAAGCTGCACGGCGCGCAGTGGGATGTTCAGAGTAAGAGCTGGTATGTGTTCGGGGATGTGCCGGTCGAGCTGGTCAATTACGTCGCTCCCGATCCGTTGCAGGCGAGTCTGGCGCGGCGTGGGGCTAAGCTCGCCGCTGACGCGGCAGAGCGGACAAAATCGAGCTTGAGGCGGCCGCCGCTTGGCGATGAGCAGACCGATTTCTTCGTACCGACGCTTTATGATGTTGCGACCAAAGACAGCCGCTCCATCATGGATGTGGCGGTTTTTCGCTTGTCGAAGAAAGACAAGCGGGCAGGAGAGACGATCCGCTACGACCTGGCTGACGGTTGTGTGGAAGTCAAAGCCGGCCCGGATGGCATGGCGTCAGTGTGGGATTACGACATCGTGTTGATGGCGATTTCCCATCTCACCGAAGCGATGAATCGATACCGCGATGGGCAAGGCGAAAAGCCAGGTCTGACCTTTCGGCCTCATGTCTCTGAAATCCTAAAATTCTGCCGTCGCTCGGATGGGGGCCGACAGTATGAGGAAATCGAGGGAGCCTTAGACCGCCTCAAGAACACCACCATTAAGATCGTTAGAACCACAAGGAAAGGGCGCGGTAATCGCCCTATGCGTGAGGCACAGGCCGAGGGGCTAATCGGCAACTACAAGACGGTTTCCTATGCCGACACTGGCCGCGTTGCGATGGTGGAAGTAGAGATTCCAGGGTGGATTTACCGTGAAGTTGTCGAGGCCGAGAATCCGGAGGTTCTGACAGTTCATCCCGCATTCTTTCTGATCGAACCCGGCATTGGTCGCTTTCTCTACCGGGTCGCCCGCCGCGCGGCGGGGAAGGGGGAAGCCCGGTGGGCGTTCCGCACGATCTATGAACGCAGTGGCAGCGCCGGCACCTTCAAGGAATTCTGCCGCCTGCTGCGTGGCATTATCGCCGTCAACGATTTACCTGAATATGACTTGAGCGAGGTTCCAGGCAAAGAAGGGCCGACACTCGTTATGGCCTATCGCGACGCCGTTCCGTCAATCGAGTCGACCTAG
- a CDS encoding ParB N-terminal domain-containing protein — protein MNPVLDQERAEFLAARVASAKLQLLPQWVRPEKELPVVSLPIEWVRFSTLNHRTRAEQMRDIKTSGIADLFTADPLGPAAQEAQLKILASQEGFEALRGDLRERGQLEPAVVTAEGVLINGNRRSAGLRDLWLSDHDPKGRYVRAFVLPADTTADELIDLETELQVAKDYREDYSWVNEALLIEEIFESSNKDWDRVAQRMRLKPAEVRAQYDKLQQLYQLVAMSNGTRHHADFVDNESAFEELSKHIKDKPLTEAAAVRSVYFLGTLSGVNYRDLRHLRRKDAVAFVRGEFEGDPTLTNLLSVVEDAQDLSEQDLLDDVLGGGPVASTPDLTPVLSFLAQRTAQAIVDLPGGEQVPVQELLNSVCSAVTAAAKEASEDAKDSQAAIAPLVRLTSAKDDIARAAATLAKARVQDGWDEAAYKQKVDEVRAALAQIEAL, from the coding sequence TTGAACCCCGTCCTGGATCAAGAACGAGCTGAATTCCTTGCGGCTCGGGTTGCCTCCGCCAAGCTCCAGCTCCTACCGCAATGGGTGCGGCCCGAGAAGGAACTCCCGGTCGTAAGCTTGCCGATCGAGTGGGTCCGCTTCTCGACGCTGAATCACCGGACGCGCGCTGAGCAAATGCGCGACATCAAGACGAGCGGAATCGCGGATCTATTCACCGCTGACCCGCTCGGGCCGGCAGCGCAGGAGGCGCAGCTCAAGATTCTCGCCAGCCAGGAGGGGTTCGAGGCGCTGAGGGGGGACTTGCGCGAACGCGGACAGCTCGAGCCTGCGGTTGTCACGGCGGAGGGAGTGCTGATTAACGGGAATCGCCGCTCTGCCGGTTTGCGCGACCTCTGGCTGAGCGATCATGATCCGAAGGGGCGCTATGTTCGCGCGTTTGTCCTGCCCGCGGACACAACGGCGGACGAACTGATTGACCTCGAGACCGAGCTACAGGTCGCCAAGGATTACCGCGAGGACTATTCGTGGGTGAACGAGGCGCTTCTGATCGAGGAAATCTTCGAATCGTCAAACAAGGATTGGGATCGTGTTGCCCAGCGGATGCGCCTCAAGCCGGCCGAAGTGCGCGCGCAATACGACAAGCTCCAGCAGCTGTATCAGCTCGTCGCGATGTCGAACGGCACGAGGCATCACGCTGATTTCGTCGACAACGAGTCCGCGTTCGAAGAACTCTCGAAGCACATAAAGGACAAACCGCTCACCGAAGCGGCGGCGGTACGCAGCGTCTATTTCCTCGGTACGCTCTCCGGCGTGAACTACCGTGACCTGCGGCATCTGCGTCGAAAGGATGCGGTCGCGTTCGTGCGAGGGGAATTCGAGGGTGACCCAACCCTGACAAACTTGCTGTCGGTGGTCGAGGATGCCCAGGATCTGTCCGAACAGGATCTGCTCGACGATGTTCTGGGAGGGGGGCCGGTTGCATCGACCCCGGACCTCACGCCCGTGCTATCATTCCTAGCGCAGAGAACGGCGCAGGCCATCGTCGATTTGCCGGGCGGTGAGCAGGTGCCGGTTCAGGAGCTGCTGAACTCTGTCTGCAGCGCCGTTACCGCCGCAGCCAAGGAAGCGAGCGAAGACGCTAAGGACTCGCAGGCTGCCATTGCTCCGCTGGTCAGACTGACGTCGGCGAAAGACGATATCGCGCGCGCCGCAGCGACGCTGGCGAAGGCCAGAGTGCAAGATGGCTGGGACGAGGCGGCGTACAAGCAGAAGGTTGACGAGGTAAGGGCAGCGTTGGCGCAGATCGAGGCGCTCTGA